One Pseudomonadota bacterium DNA window includes the following coding sequences:
- a CDS encoding cation transporter, with protein MPRAAHKRATKRSARLCMIGALVLALMACASDQVHVDQQLAEAEFNVEGMTCGSCERRVQTAARSVPGVVAARASHTDARVWVTFDAIAGRPELIAQAIRKAGYHVETISKEDPPRKRSSRF; from the coding sequence ATGCCCCGTGCGGCCCACAAGCGCGCGACAAAGCGAAGCGCGCGGCTTTGCATGATCGGCGCGCTCGTACTCGCCCTCATGGCCTGCGCCAGCGACCAGGTGCACGTTGACCAGCAGCTTGCCGAGGCCGAATTCAACGTCGAAGGCATGACGTGTGGCAGCTGTGAGCGCCGCGTGCAGACGGCGGCGCGCTCGGTGCCTGGCGTCGTCGCCGCCAGGGCGAGTCATACCGATGCCCGTGTCTGGGTCACCTTCGATGCGATTGCGGGGCGACCGGAGCTGATTGCCCAGGCCATCCGGAAGGCGGGCTACCACGTTGAGACCATCAGCAAAGAGGATCCACCGCGCAAACGGTCGTCACGGTTCTGA
- a CDS encoding aldo/keto reductase has protein sequence MQYRNLGDSGVKVSALCLGAMTFGEADEESFMHRVGTDEKTSFAIMNAALDAGVNFIDTADVYGQDGLSERVIGKWLAKEQHRDKVVLASKFRFSMGEGPNASGASRYRIMRTVEDSLRRLKTDRIDLYQIHMQDIETPEQETLRALDDLVRQGKILYIGASNYAAYRLCDSLWLSRLHGLAHFVTLQAQYSLVCRSLEREHIPLCRRFGTGLLPWSPLAGGFLTGKYQQGQVPPSGSRLEHWRERYKQFDSARNWRILDTVGTVAKETGSTAACVSLAWLLGKKHVTSVIFGARDVDQLKHNLVAADLALDEPCMAALDEASAFDLGYPYDFASRVQGSW, from the coding sequence ATGCAATACCGGAATCTAGGAGACAGCGGCGTCAAAGTCTCGGCGCTGTGTCTGGGCGCGATGACCTTTGGTGAAGCGGATGAGGAATCGTTCATGCACAGGGTGGGCACGGACGAGAAGACCTCGTTTGCCATCATGAATGCGGCGCTCGACGCCGGCGTGAACTTCATAGACACCGCGGATGTCTATGGTCAGGACGGCTTGTCTGAGCGTGTCATTGGGAAATGGCTCGCCAAGGAGCAGCACCGCGACAAGGTGGTTTTGGCCAGCAAGTTTCGCTTCAGCATGGGCGAGGGGCCGAACGCGTCGGGCGCCTCGCGCTACCGCATCATGCGTACCGTCGAAGACAGCTTGCGTCGTCTCAAGACGGACCGGATCGATCTGTACCAAATACACATGCAAGACATCGAGACACCCGAACAGGAGACGCTCCGGGCGTTGGACGATCTCGTCCGGCAGGGCAAGATCCTCTATATCGGGGCCAGCAACTATGCGGCCTATCGGCTCTGCGACAGCCTGTGGCTCAGCCGACTGCATGGACTGGCGCATTTCGTCACGCTTCAGGCGCAGTACAGCCTGGTTTGTCGTAGTCTGGAGCGCGAGCACATTCCACTGTGCCGTAGGTTCGGCACCGGGCTCTTGCCCTGGTCACCGCTCGCCGGTGGGTTTCTCACGGGCAAGTACCAGCAGGGGCAGGTCCCCCCTTCGGGAAGTCGACTCGAGCACTGGCGGGAACGCTACAAGCAATTCGACTCAGCGCGCAACTGGCGCATCCTCGACACCGTGGGAACCGTGGCCAAGGAAACAGGAAGCACTGCGGCCTGCGTGTCCTTGGCGTGGCTGCTCGGAAAGAAACACGTGACGTCGGTTATATTCGGCGCTCGCGACGTCGATCAGCTCAAACACAATCTCGTCGCCGCCGACCTCGCGCTGGATGAACCGTGTATGGCCGCGCTCGACGAGGCCAGCGCTTTCGATCTCGGCTATCCTTATGACTTTGCTAGTCGAGTGCAGGGCTCCTGGTAA